One Streptomyces sp. NBC_00102 DNA segment encodes these proteins:
- the uvrB gene encoding excinuclease ABC subunit UvrB, which yields MRPVSKIERSVAPFEVVSPYQPSGDQPTAIAELEKRIRAGEKDVVLLGATGTGKSATTAWMIEKLQRPTLVMAPNKTLAAQLANEFRELLPNNAVEYFVSYYDYYQPEAYVPQSDTYIEKDSSINEEVERLRHSATNSLLTRRDVVVVASVSCIYGLGTPQEYVDRMIQLKVGDEIDRDQLLRRFVEIQYTRNDLAFTRGTFRVRGDTIEIFPVYEELAVRIEMFGDEIEALSTLHPLTGEVISEDTSLHVFPATHYVAGPERMEKAITGIEQELGERLASMEKQGKMLEAQRLRMRTTYDIEMLRQIGTCSGVENYSMHFDGRSPGTAPNTLLDYFPEDFLLVLDESHVTVPQIGAMYEGDASRKRTLVDHGFRLPSALDNRPLKWEEFQERIGQTVYLSATPGNYELSRGDGFVEQIIRPTGLVDPEIVVKPTEGQIDDLVHEIRTRTERDERVLVTTLTKKMSEDLTDYFLELGIQVRYLHSDVDTLRRIELLRELRSGEYDVLVGINLLREGLDLPEVSLVAILDADKQGFLRSATSLIQTIGRAARNVSGQVHMYADKVTPAMAQAIDETNRRREKQIAYNTERGIDPQPLRKKINDIVASIAREEVDTEQLLGTGYRQTKGAKAPVPTLGGKAASKAGEAKADSGRARARGAVTSDRPAEELSGIIEEMTERMRAAAADLQFEVAARLRDEVGELKKELRQMKEAGIA from the coding sequence ATGCGGCCCGTTTCGAAGATCGAACGTTCGGTGGCGCCTTTCGAGGTCGTCAGTCCCTACCAGCCCAGCGGCGACCAGCCGACGGCCATCGCCGAGCTCGAAAAGCGCATTCGGGCAGGTGAGAAGGATGTCGTCCTGCTCGGCGCGACCGGCACCGGTAAATCGGCGACCACCGCCTGGATGATCGAGAAGCTTCAGCGGCCGACCCTCGTCATGGCGCCCAACAAGACGCTCGCGGCGCAGCTGGCCAACGAGTTCCGCGAGCTGCTCCCGAACAACGCCGTCGAGTACTTCGTCTCGTACTACGACTACTACCAGCCCGAGGCGTACGTCCCGCAGTCGGACACCTACATCGAGAAGGACTCCTCGATCAACGAGGAGGTCGAGCGGCTGCGCCACTCCGCGACGAACTCCCTGCTCACCCGGCGGGACGTCGTCGTGGTCGCCTCCGTCTCCTGCATCTACGGCCTCGGTACCCCGCAGGAGTACGTCGACCGCATGATCCAGCTCAAGGTCGGCGACGAGATCGACCGCGACCAGCTGCTGCGCCGGTTCGTGGAGATCCAGTACACCCGCAACGACCTCGCGTTCACCCGCGGCACCTTCCGGGTGCGCGGCGACACGATCGAGATCTTCCCGGTCTACGAAGAGCTCGCGGTCCGCATCGAGATGTTCGGCGACGAGATCGAGGCGCTCTCCACCCTCCACCCGCTCACCGGCGAGGTGATCAGCGAGGACACCTCGCTGCACGTCTTCCCCGCCACCCACTACGTCGCCGGACCCGAGCGCATGGAGAAGGCGATCACCGGCATCGAGCAGGAGCTGGGGGAGCGGCTGGCCTCCATGGAGAAGCAGGGCAAGATGCTGGAGGCCCAGCGCCTGCGCATGCGCACCACGTACGACATCGAGATGCTCCGCCAGATCGGCACCTGTTCCGGCGTCGAGAACTACTCGATGCACTTCGACGGCCGCTCGCCCGGCACCGCCCCGAACACCCTCCTCGACTACTTCCCCGAGGACTTCCTGCTGGTGCTGGACGAGTCCCACGTCACCGTGCCGCAGATCGGCGCGATGTACGAGGGCGACGCCTCCCGCAAGCGGACCCTCGTCGACCACGGCTTCCGGCTGCCGTCCGCGCTGGACAACCGCCCCCTGAAGTGGGAGGAGTTCCAGGAGCGGATCGGGCAGACCGTCTACCTCTCCGCCACCCCGGGCAACTACGAGCTCTCGCGCGGCGACGGATTCGTGGAGCAGATCATCCGCCCGACCGGACTGGTCGACCCGGAGATCGTCGTCAAGCCCACCGAGGGCCAGATCGACGACCTCGTCCACGAGATCCGTACCCGCACCGAACGCGACGAGCGGGTTCTCGTCACCACCCTCACCAAGAAGATGTCCGAGGACCTCACCGACTACTTCCTCGAACTCGGTATCCAGGTCAGGTACCTCCACAGCGACGTCGACACCCTGCGCCGCATCGAGCTGCTGCGCGAACTGCGGTCCGGCGAGTACGACGTCCTGGTCGGCATCAACCTCCTGCGCGAGGGCCTCGACCTGCCGGAGGTCTCGCTGGTCGCGATCCTCGACGCCGATAAGCAGGGGTTCCTGCGCTCGGCCACCTCGCTCATCCAGACCATCGGACGCGCGGCGCGCAACGTCTCCGGCCAGGTCCACATGTACGCGGACAAGGTCACCCCCGCCATGGCGCAGGCCATCGACGAGACCAACCGGCGCCGCGAGAAGCAGATCGCGTACAACACCGAGCGCGGCATCGACCCGCAGCCGCTCCGCAAGAAGATCAACGACATCGTCGCCTCCATCGCCCGCGAGGAGGTCGACACCGAGCAGCTGCTCGGCACCGGCTACCGGCAGACCAAGGGGGCCAAGGCCCCGGTGCCCACGCTCGGCGGCAAGGCGGCGAGCAAGGCGGGGGAGGCCAAGGCGGACTCCGGCAGGGCCCGCGCCAGGGGTGCGGTGACCAGCGACCGGCCCGCCGAGGAGCTGTCCGGGATCATCGAGGAGATGACCGAGCGGATGCGGGCCGCAGCCGCCGACCTCCAGTTCGAGGTCGCCGCACGCCTGCGCGACGAGGTGGGCGAGCTGAAGAAGGAGCTGCGGCAGATGAAGGAGGCGGGTATCGCCTGA
- a CDS encoding IS110 family transposase, with translation MDQAVFGGVDSHADTVHVAVVSDNGGHLADAEFATTAAGYAAALAFLDAHGHVRAIGVEGTASYGAGFTRAARSRGHRVVEVNRPDRAERRRIGKSDPIDAYAAARAALSGRASSAPKDDTVTGIRAMHNTARSAVKARTAALNQITHILITAPEDIRARYGQLKGNARTDALARLRPAGDAVHIAVLTALKSLARRVNGLAAEHEALTKALDSEVTAHNPGLRAAYGVGPDTAAQLLITAGGNPERMRTESSFAALCGAAPVPASSGRTNRHRLSRGGDRAANAALYRIALVRMSSDSRTREYVVRQTAAGRTKKEIIRLLKRAIAREMFRCLTTTVTVPGIADLRPLRQSKNITLTTAASHFGLWPATISTLERGIRRDDDLASTYRDWLQAA, from the coding sequence GTGGACCAGGCTGTGTTCGGCGGGGTCGACTCCCATGCCGACACCGTGCATGTCGCGGTTGTCAGCGACAACGGCGGGCACCTCGCCGATGCCGAGTTCGCCACCACGGCCGCCGGATACGCGGCGGCCCTGGCGTTCCTGGACGCCCATGGCCATGTGAGGGCGATCGGTGTGGAGGGCACTGCCTCCTACGGTGCCGGATTCACCCGTGCCGCCCGCTCACGCGGGCACCGGGTCGTCGAGGTCAACCGGCCCGACCGGGCCGAACGCCGCCGGATCGGCAAGTCCGACCCCATCGATGCTTACGCCGCCGCGCGAGCCGCACTGTCCGGACGGGCTTCCAGCGCGCCCAAGGACGACACCGTCACCGGCATACGGGCCATGCACAACACCGCCCGCTCCGCTGTCAAAGCCCGCACCGCCGCCCTGAACCAGATCACCCACATCCTCATCACCGCCCCCGAGGACATCCGCGCCCGATACGGACAGCTCAAAGGGAATGCCCGCACCGACGCCCTGGCCCGGTTGCGACCGGCCGGAGACGCGGTCCACATTGCGGTCCTCACCGCGCTGAAGAGCCTCGCCCGACGCGTCAACGGACTTGCCGCGGAGCACGAGGCTCTCACCAAGGCGCTGGACAGCGAGGTCACCGCGCACAACCCCGGGCTGCGGGCTGCTTACGGAGTCGGCCCCGACACTGCTGCCCAACTGCTGATCACGGCCGGAGGCAACCCCGAACGCATGCGGACCGAGTCCTCCTTCGCAGCCCTCTGCGGAGCCGCGCCGGTCCCCGCCTCCAGCGGCCGGACCAACCGTCACCGCCTCTCGCGAGGCGGTGACCGGGCAGCCAACGCCGCCCTCTACCGAATCGCCCTCGTCCGCATGTCCAGCGATTCCCGCACCCGCGAGTACGTGGTCCGCCAGACCGCCGCCGGCCGCACGAAGAAGGAGATCATCCGGCTCCTGAAACGGGCCATCGCCCGGGAGATGTTCCGTTGCCTCACCACTACGGTCACCGTTCCCGGCATCGCCGACCTGCGACCCCTGCGGCAGTCCAAGAACATCACCCTCACCACCGCGGCAAGCCACTTCGGCCTCTGGCCGGCCACCATCTCCACTCTCGAACGGGGAATCCGCCGGGACGACGACCTGGCCAGCACCTACCGGGACTGGCTCCAAGCAGCATGA
- a CDS encoding MHYT domain-containing protein yields the protein MQGTVDGFSYGLVTPVAAFLMACLGAALGLRCTVRSVRGARSLPAGPNPDRRPHRAGWLALGATSIGSGIWTMHFIAMMGFRIGGATIRYDLPLMFASLAVAIVMVGIGIFIVGYRGATPLALVTGGTITGLGVASMHYLGMAAMDFQGRFAYSTATVTLSVLIAVVAATVALWAAVSLHGFLPSLGAGVVMGAAVSGMHYTGMAALRVHLHPGAAGEAGGETVGSILVPLLVGPLAFLLLAGVIVLFDPLVVGGDPGRNGTTRPTDGSPGTLPVRRRSDSATAPAFDSARRSRCR from the coding sequence ATGCAGGGCACAGTCGACGGCTTCTCCTACGGCCTCGTGACCCCGGTCGCGGCTTTCCTCATGGCCTGCCTCGGCGCCGCGCTCGGGCTGCGCTGCACCGTCCGGTCCGTCCGCGGCGCCCGGTCCCTCCCCGCGGGGCCGAATCCCGACCGCCGCCCGCACCGGGCCGGATGGCTCGCGCTCGGCGCCACGTCCATCGGCTCCGGCATCTGGACCATGCACTTCATCGCGATGATGGGGTTCCGCATCGGCGGCGCCACGATCCGGTACGACCTGCCGCTGATGTTCGCGAGCCTCGCCGTGGCGATCGTCATGGTCGGTATCGGCATCTTCATCGTGGGTTACCGGGGCGCGACTCCGCTGGCCCTGGTCACCGGCGGCACCATCACCGGCCTCGGGGTCGCCTCCATGCACTACCTCGGCATGGCGGCCATGGACTTCCAGGGGCGGTTCGCGTACTCGACGGCCACCGTGACCCTCTCCGTCCTCATCGCCGTGGTCGCCGCGACCGTCGCGCTCTGGGCCGCGGTCTCGCTCCACGGCTTCCTGCCGAGCCTCGGTGCCGGCGTCGTCATGGGCGCCGCCGTGAGCGGGATGCACTACACGGGCATGGCCGCGCTCCGGGTCCATCTCCACCCCGGCGCCGCCGGAGAGGCCGGGGGCGAGACCGTCGGCTCGATCCTGGTCCCCCTCCTCGTCGGGCCGCTGGCCTTCCTGCTGCTCGCCGGGGTGATCGTGCTGTTCGATCCGCTGGTCGTGGGGGGCGACCCGGGCCGGAACGGCACGACCCGCCCCACCGACGGATCCCCGGGCACCCTCCCGGTCCGGCGCCGGTCCGACTCCGCCACCGCGCCGGCCTTCGACAGCGCCCGCAGGTCCCGCTGCCGCTGA
- a CDS encoding methylated-DNA--[protein]-cysteine S-methyltransferase: MTNGAPSVEWSVVASPIGPLMLAATGTGLVSVSFHARPPVRERTLAMLRDRLGAEPVEYGGSAVLTEAGRLLDAYFDGTVKTFDLPLDWSLTSGFHRRVLQELATGVPYGTLVGYGELAARVGRPDGAQAVGAAMGANPLPVVVPCHRVVESGGGLGGFGGGLETKRRLLELEGVLPRPLF; encoded by the coding sequence ATGACGAACGGCGCACCTTCCGTGGAGTGGTCCGTCGTGGCGAGCCCCATCGGCCCCCTGATGCTCGCGGCGACCGGCACCGGTCTGGTCTCCGTGTCCTTCCACGCCCGGCCGCCGGTGCGGGAGCGGACGCTGGCGATGCTGCGGGACCGGCTCGGCGCGGAGCCGGTGGAGTACGGCGGTTCCGCGGTGCTCACCGAGGCGGGACGCCTGCTCGACGCGTACTTCGACGGCACCGTGAAGACGTTCGACCTTCCACTGGACTGGTCGCTGACCTCGGGCTTCCACCGCCGGGTCCTCCAGGAGTTGGCCACCGGCGTTCCGTACGGCACGCTCGTCGGTTACGGCGAGCTCGCAGCCCGGGTGGGGCGGCCGGACGGGGCGCAGGCGGTGGGGGCGGCCATGGGGGCCAATCCGCTGCCGGTCGTCGTGCCGTGCCACCGGGTGGTGGAGAGCGGCGGCGGGCTCGGGGGGTTCGGCGGCGGGCTGGAGACGAAGCGGCGGCTGCTGGAGCTGGAGGGCGTGCTGCCCCGGCCGCTCTTCTGA
- a CDS encoding uridine kinase, translating into MRLEAITWDRLADVLAVHADGLTPDGGGPWLRIGVDGARAAGTGPLAESLAEALRLRGRAVLVVPAEGFLRPASLRYEYGKQDPDSYARGWFDTGALWREVFGPLEAGGSGRVLPDLWDPVTDRATRSPYHHLPEGGVLVLHGPLLLGQWYPFDLSVHVRLSPGALRRRTDERERWTLPAFARYEDETAPADLADAVVRADDPRHPAWTGFREKE; encoded by the coding sequence GTGCGACTCGAAGCGATCACCTGGGACCGGCTGGCCGACGTCCTCGCCGTGCACGCCGACGGGCTGACCCCGGACGGCGGCGGGCCCTGGCTCAGGATCGGCGTCGACGGCGCCCGCGCCGCGGGCACCGGCCCCCTGGCCGAAAGCCTCGCCGAGGCCCTGCGACTGCGCGGACGCGCCGTACTCGTCGTCCCTGCCGAGGGCTTCCTGCGCCCGGCGAGCCTGCGGTACGAGTACGGAAAACAGGACCCCGACTCGTACGCGCGGGGCTGGTTCGACACCGGCGCGCTCTGGCGCGAGGTGTTCGGGCCGCTCGAAGCGGGCGGCAGCGGACGGGTCCTGCCCGACCTCTGGGATCCCGTCACCGACCGGGCCACCCGCAGCCCTTACCACCACCTCCCCGAAGGCGGAGTGCTGGTGCTGCACGGGCCGTTGCTGCTGGGGCAGTGGTACCCGTTCGACCTCTCGGTCCATGTCCGGCTCTCGCCCGGCGCGTTGCGACGGCGCACGGACGAGCGGGAGCGGTGGACCCTGCCCGCCTTCGCCCGGTACGAGGACGAGACCGCCCCCGCCGACCTGGCCGACGCCGTGGTCCGCGCGGACGACCCCCGCCACCCGGCGTGGACCGGGTTCCGTGAGAAGGAGTGA
- a CDS encoding helix-turn-helix domain-containing protein — protein MPRQQQPAARPVRRRSYDQFCATARALDSVGDRWTLLIVRELLAGPRRYTDLHADLPGVSTDVLASRLKDMEQGGLALRRKLPPPAAASVYELTTRGRELLPVLTALARWGAPALEERRPTDAVRAHWFALPLRRSLAATAHSGVVEVHLDEGEFHVRTGSVPPGEEVYGYGADPRADARIVLDAELCLAMGRDEVTFGQAVKDGRIEVCGESPLATELRGG, from the coding sequence ATGCCACGTCAGCAGCAGCCAGCAGCGCGCCCCGTACGCCGTCGCAGTTACGACCAGTTCTGCGCCACCGCCCGAGCCCTGGACTCCGTCGGGGACCGGTGGACCCTGCTGATCGTCCGTGAACTGCTGGCCGGACCGCGCCGCTACACCGATCTGCACGCGGACCTGCCGGGGGTCAGCACGGACGTCCTCGCCTCCCGTCTCAAGGACATGGAGCAGGGCGGACTCGCGCTGCGCCGCAAGCTGCCGCCCCCGGCGGCCGCCTCCGTCTACGAACTCACCACCCGGGGCAGGGAACTGCTGCCCGTGCTCACCGCCCTCGCGCGGTGGGGCGCGCCCGCCCTGGAGGAACGCCGCCCCACCGACGCCGTCCGCGCCCACTGGTTCGCCCTCCCGCTGCGCCGCTCCCTGGCCGCGACCGCCCACTCCGGTGTGGTCGAAGTGCACCTGGACGAGGGTGAGTTCCACGTACGCACGGGCTCCGTGCCGCCCGGCGAGGAGGTCTACGGCTACGGCGCCGACCCCCGCGCCGACGCCCGTATCGTCCTGGACGCCGAACTCTGCCTTGCCATGGGCCGGGACGAGGTCACCTTCGGGCAGGCGGTGAAGGACGGCCGGATCGAGGTGTGCGGCGAGAGCCCGCTCGCCACGGAACTGCGCGGCGGCTGA
- a CDS encoding pyridoxal phosphate-dependent aminotransferase yields MEFRQSSKLDEVCYEIRGPVIEQANALEEAGHSVLRLNTGNPALFGFEAPEEIVQDMIRMLPQAHGYTDSRGILSARRAVAQRYQAMGLPDVDVDDIFLGNGVSELISMAVQAFLEDGDEVLVPSPDYPLWTAVITLAGGKAVHYTCDEQSDWNPDLADMASKITDRTRAVVIINPNNPTGAVYSKETLEGILDLARRHGLLVYADEIYDQILYDDAVHHPVASLAPDLLTLTFSGLSKTYRVAGFRSGWLVVSGPQDHARGYLEGLTTLASMRLCANAPAQYAIQAALGGRQTIRELVAPGGRLHEQRDRAWQKLNEIPGVSCVKPKGALYAFPRIDPKVHDIVDDERFVLDLLLREKIQVVQGTGFNWPRPDHFRILTLPHADDLDAAISRIGRFLEGYRQ; encoded by the coding sequence ATGGAGTTCCGGCAGTCCAGCAAGCTCGACGAGGTCTGTTACGAGATCCGAGGCCCGGTCATCGAGCAGGCGAACGCACTGGAGGAGGCGGGCCACAGCGTGCTCCGCCTCAACACCGGCAACCCCGCGCTGTTCGGCTTCGAGGCGCCCGAGGAGATCGTCCAGGACATGATCCGGATGCTCCCCCAGGCGCACGGCTACACCGATTCGCGCGGCATCCTCTCCGCCCGCCGCGCGGTGGCCCAGCGCTACCAGGCGATGGGTCTGCCGGACGTCGACGTGGACGACATCTTCCTCGGCAACGGCGTCTCCGAGCTGATCTCCATGGCCGTCCAGGCGTTCCTGGAGGACGGCGACGAGGTGCTCGTACCGAGCCCCGACTACCCGCTCTGGACGGCGGTGATCACCCTCGCGGGCGGCAAGGCCGTCCACTACACCTGCGACGAGCAGTCGGACTGGAACCCGGACCTCGCCGACATGGCCTCGAAGATCACCGACCGCACCAGGGCCGTGGTGATCATCAACCCCAACAACCCCACCGGCGCGGTCTATTCGAAGGAGACCCTGGAGGGCATCCTCGATCTGGCCCGCCGCCACGGGCTGCTGGTCTACGCCGACGAGATCTACGACCAGATCCTCTACGACGACGCCGTGCACCACCCGGTCGCGTCCCTCGCCCCGGACCTGCTCACCCTCACCTTCAGCGGGCTGTCGAAGACGTACCGGGTCGCCGGGTTCCGCTCGGGCTGGCTGGTGGTCTCGGGTCCGCAGGATCACGCGCGGGGCTACCTCGAAGGCCTCACCACACTGGCCTCCATGCGGCTGTGCGCCAACGCCCCCGCGCAGTACGCCATCCAGGCCGCGCTCGGCGGCCGGCAGACGATCCGGGAACTCGTAGCCCCGGGCGGCCGGCTGCACGAGCAGCGCGACCGGGCCTGGCAGAAGCTGAACGAGATCCCCGGGGTGTCCTGCGTGAAGCCGAAGGGGGCGCTCTACGCGTTCCCGCGGATCGACCCGAAGGTGCACGACATCGTCGACGACGAACGGTTCGTGCTCGATCTGCTGCTGCGGGAGAAGATCCAGGTGGTGCAGGGCACCGGTTTCAACTGGCCCCGGCCCGACCACTTCCGCATCCTGACGCTGCCGCACGCCGACGACCTCGACGCCGCCATCAGCCGCATCGGGCGCTTCCTGGAGGGGTACCGGCAGTGA
- a CDS encoding XRE family transcriptional regulator — protein sequence MAEEMPFGLVLRGFRQKRLLTIEGLAEASGVSVRAISDMERLRSRAPRRRTVAALAEGLALTDADREALLAAAVSVRPEQSVAAAGTALPRSVGDFSGREAEMSRLRDAAGRAVAGAGVSVYVVSGPPGCGKTTLALKAAADLADAFPDGCFVVDLHGVESPMDSGEALLRLLKSLGVTEYQLAQLDASGRAGLLRSLLGDRRCLVVLDNARDEGQVRPLLPAGGHSLVLVTSRRPLSGLEDVDRLALSGLAQEEAVELLRRILGTQRAEAGAVAEVAELCGRLPLALRVAGNWLTVRSGWSVGHLVHRLSDEERALGALTAGDVRVEAAFELSYRQLTGQAARMLRLLSVVPSPDMTAAYGAALSRTAVFDAEDVMAELVEAGLLQATFTGRYQLHDLLRLFARARLREEGVAERDAAEARLRDWLLDTATTAGLRFKDGQRPPSSAGQGLVLSENAEQARNWLVSESAAWFAALQGAAARGEHVRVAETAEALEVLGGGWDGWRLWSEVYRLSSEAATALGDPGRQASHLSNYAWTLGYEGRYREAIDRADQALECARRAGDTSQQAWALLMATSPHKQLGEFQAFMEKSRAAMELSEGAGDHKNWLVAMQSYRAALRDMGRVEESMALHDPLIALLDAPDSPMRQDIAAHVRARTISGLGRDYAALGRWREAAEQFRSGLLHVQRVGIPYAESSILLDLAEVLVKLGETEEARAGLRRILSFGETAKSHDLAIAQTLLASLPAGQ from the coding sequence GTGGCTGAAGAGATGCCGTTCGGGCTTGTTCTGCGCGGTTTTCGGCAGAAGCGTCTTCTGACGATCGAGGGGCTGGCCGAGGCGTCGGGGGTGAGTGTTCGGGCGATCAGCGATATGGAGCGTCTGCGCAGCCGGGCACCACGACGACGTACGGTGGCGGCACTTGCGGAGGGACTGGCGCTGACGGACGCGGATCGCGAGGCGCTGCTCGCCGCGGCCGTGTCGGTACGTCCGGAGCAGTCGGTGGCCGCCGCGGGGACGGCGCTGCCGAGATCGGTGGGGGACTTCTCGGGACGTGAGGCGGAGATGTCCCGGTTGAGAGACGCCGCGGGGCGGGCGGTCGCCGGTGCCGGGGTGTCGGTGTACGTGGTGTCCGGTCCTCCGGGGTGCGGGAAGACGACGCTGGCGTTGAAGGCGGCGGCGGACCTGGCGGACGCGTTTCCCGACGGCTGCTTCGTGGTGGATCTGCACGGGGTGGAGAGCCCGATGGATTCGGGCGAGGCCCTGCTGAGACTCCTGAAGTCCCTCGGGGTGACCGAGTACCAGTTGGCGCAGTTGGACGCGTCGGGCCGGGCCGGGTTGCTGCGGTCGCTGTTGGGCGACCGCCGGTGTCTGGTGGTGTTGGACAACGCCCGTGACGAGGGGCAGGTGCGGCCACTGCTGCCTGCCGGTGGGCACAGTCTCGTACTGGTGACGAGTCGGCGACCGCTGTCGGGCCTGGAAGACGTGGACCGGCTCGCGCTGTCGGGGCTGGCGCAGGAGGAGGCGGTGGAGTTGCTGCGCCGGATCCTGGGGACCCAGCGGGCCGAAGCCGGGGCCGTGGCCGAGGTGGCGGAACTGTGCGGGCGGCTTCCGTTGGCCTTGCGGGTGGCGGGCAATTGGCTCACGGTGCGTTCCGGGTGGAGCGTTGGCCATCTGGTGCATCGGTTGTCCGACGAGGAGCGCGCCCTGGGGGCGCTGACCGCGGGCGACGTGCGGGTGGAGGCGGCGTTCGAACTGTCCTACCGGCAGCTGACCGGGCAGGCGGCCAGGATGCTCCGGCTGCTGAGCGTGGTCCCGAGTCCGGACATGACTGCCGCTTACGGCGCCGCTCTGAGCCGTACCGCGGTGTTCGACGCCGAGGACGTGATGGCGGAACTCGTGGAGGCCGGACTGCTCCAGGCCACCTTCACGGGCCGCTATCAACTGCACGATCTGCTCAGGCTGTTCGCGCGCGCCCGGCTGCGGGAGGAAGGGGTCGCGGAGCGCGACGCGGCAGAGGCGCGGTTGAGGGACTGGCTGTTGGACACCGCCACGACGGCTGGTCTCCGGTTCAAGGACGGGCAGCGGCCGCCATCGTCCGCCGGTCAGGGACTGGTCCTGTCGGAGAACGCCGAGCAGGCCCGGAACTGGCTCGTGAGTGAGAGTGCCGCCTGGTTCGCCGCCCTGCAGGGCGCTGCCGCGCGCGGCGAGCACGTCCGCGTCGCGGAGACCGCCGAGGCTCTGGAGGTTCTCGGCGGTGGCTGGGACGGCTGGCGCCTCTGGAGTGAGGTCTACCGTCTGTCCAGCGAGGCCGCCACCGCACTCGGGGACCCCGGCAGGCAGGCATCCCATCTCAGCAACTATGCCTGGACACTGGGGTACGAGGGCAGGTATCGGGAGGCCATCGACCGCGCCGATCAGGCACTGGAGTGTGCCCGTAGAGCCGGGGACACCTCACAGCAGGCCTGGGCCCTGCTCATGGCGACGTCACCGCACAAACAACTCGGTGAGTTCCAGGCGTTCATGGAAAAATCGCGCGCCGCCATGGAGCTGTCGGAAGGCGCAGGCGACCACAAGAACTGGCTGGTCGCCATGCAGTCCTACCGGGCCGCCCTGCGCGACATGGGCCGCGTCGAGGAAAGCATGGCCCTGCACGATCCTCTCATCGCCCTCCTGGACGCACCCGACTCCCCGATGCGCCAGGACATCGCCGCTCACGTCCGCGCCAGGACGATCAGCGGGCTCGGCCGCGACTACGCCGCCCTGGGACGGTGGCGCGAGGCCGCCGAGCAATTTCGAAGCGGCCTGCTCCACGTGCAGCGCGTCGGCATCCCCTACGCCGAGAGCAGCATCCTCCTGGACCTCGCGGAGGTGCTGGTCAAACTCGGAGAGACGGAGGAAGCCCGCGCCGGCTTGCGCCGAATCCTTTCCTTCGGCGAGACGGCCAAGAGCCACGACCTGGCGATCGCGCAGACGCTCCTGGCCTCCTTGCCCGCCGGACAGTGA